A single region of the Halopiger xanaduensis SH-6 genome encodes:
- a CDS encoding creatininase family protein: protein MYLANRAWPDLADYVADESLAVVPLGSTEQHGPHLPEGTDHMIAEALAREATERTGFLCTPPIPIGVSSHHRQFHGTMWVDAPVFRDYVESLSRNLTYHGIDRIVYVNAHGGNVAHLREVGRRLHEDGTAYAVEWMWDESIPDLIEEVFETPGPHGGPKETAMIMHIANELVHEDRLEEARDGGVVFDYDDERVHGATTFYDAIENSPNGVFGDQTDAMPEVGERLFEAATDQLVALLEWLDEQPLEDLLPEPHVEPRPDPDR from the coding sequence ATGTACCTCGCGAACCGGGCCTGGCCCGACCTCGCCGATTACGTCGCCGACGAGTCGCTGGCGGTCGTCCCCCTGGGGTCGACCGAGCAACACGGACCACACCTGCCCGAAGGCACGGATCACATGATCGCTGAGGCGCTCGCCCGCGAGGCGACGGAGCGGACCGGCTTCCTCTGTACGCCGCCGATTCCGATCGGCGTCAGTTCTCACCACCGCCAGTTCCACGGCACGATGTGGGTCGACGCGCCGGTCTTCCGGGACTACGTCGAGAGCCTCTCGAGAAACCTCACGTACCACGGCATCGACCGGATCGTCTACGTCAACGCCCACGGCGGCAACGTCGCGCACCTCCGCGAGGTCGGCCGCCGCCTGCACGAGGACGGCACCGCCTACGCCGTCGAGTGGATGTGGGACGAGTCGATCCCCGACCTGATCGAGGAGGTCTTCGAGACGCCGGGCCCCCACGGCGGTCCCAAGGAGACCGCAATGATCATGCACATCGCGAACGAACTCGTCCACGAAGACCGCCTCGAGGAGGCCCGCGACGGCGGCGTCGTCTTCGATTACGACGACGAACGGGTCCACGGCGCGACGACGTTCTACGACGCGATCGAGAACAGCCCGAACGGCGTTTTCGGCGACCAGACCGACGCGATGCCCGAGGTCGGCGAGCGGCTCTTCGAGGCCGCGACCGACCAGCTCGTGGCGCTGCTCGAGTGGCTCGACGAACAGCCGCTCGAGGACCTGCTACCCGAGCCCCACGTGGAGCCTCGTCCGGATCCCGATCGGTAG
- a CDS encoding mechanosensitive ion channel family protein has translation MVQPQPAQQAQVPDWLQEPAAELITFLPRLVGALVILFVGWIVGRLAGRAVRRLADGIELDRMVLETPLGRIMGGTEQAVSSAFGSLAKWFVYGLAILAAANALAIQLLSEWVSTAMSYLPAFIAGLLVIVIGFVVADFIGDVIERTRAAAETVYASWFANGARMFLYFTAIVIGLDTMGIDVNILYVFARALAWGLAAAVAIGAGVAFGWGGKDYVSNNIDQWMGRTSSVAPDEETGGSSPDRDRSSSPSSRTDREPGAGPGPSDDD, from the coding sequence ATGGTACAGCCACAACCCGCCCAACAGGCACAGGTCCCCGACTGGCTGCAGGAGCCGGCCGCAGAGCTCATCACGTTCCTGCCGCGTCTGGTCGGCGCGCTGGTAATCCTCTTCGTCGGCTGGATCGTCGGCCGGCTCGCCGGTCGCGCCGTCCGACGGCTCGCCGACGGAATCGAACTCGACAGGATGGTCCTCGAGACGCCGCTGGGACGCATCATGGGCGGCACGGAGCAAGCCGTCTCGAGCGCGTTCGGCTCGCTCGCGAAGTGGTTCGTCTACGGTCTCGCCATCCTGGCGGCCGCAAACGCCCTCGCGATCCAGCTGCTGTCGGAGTGGGTTTCGACGGCGATGTCGTACCTGCCGGCGTTCATCGCCGGACTGCTCGTCATCGTCATCGGATTCGTCGTCGCGGACTTCATCGGCGACGTGATCGAGCGGACGCGCGCGGCGGCCGAGACCGTCTACGCGAGTTGGTTCGCCAACGGCGCGCGGATGTTCCTCTACTTCACGGCGATCGTCATCGGTCTCGACACGATGGGGATCGACGTCAACATCCTCTACGTCTTCGCGCGAGCGCTGGCGTGGGGCCTCGCCGCGGCTGTCGCCATCGGCGCCGGCGTCGCGTTCGGCTGGGGCGGCAAGGACTACGTCTCGAACAACATCGATCAGTGGATGGGACGCACCTCGAGCGTCGCACCGGACGAGGAGACCGGCGGCTCATCGCCCGATCGTGACCGTTCCAGCAGTCCGTCCTCCCGCACGGACCGCGAGCCCGGCGCGGGTCCCGGTCCGAGCGACGACGACTGA
- a CDS encoding PAS domain-containing protein produces MSDRAPSTKPTPTFWADGSENPGSQYYRALVDAVDGGVFQLDAANRLVAVDDALLELTGHDRDAVLDEPVSVLLETDAVPRLERRVRARTDDRAPESENETAGADADRRRNAGTGADGKSVATLELDLRTVDGASVPCEVRLNVFRVDEGDSDSQSESERRDGNANETGRRRRAVIGIVRERDEPGEESDGVEYRHDDAQEHAATTPVLADADPGSLAPVLDEADVGIFVLDADRRVAWANETIERYFGLERAAVLGRDKHRVIEESIQHRTADPEGFRDTVLSTYDDGTDRERFECRVTAGDERDERWLEHRSRPIESGPYAGGRIECYYDVTDRHRRIDQLRRLNAAVRDWLEADSNEEAAERACRSLRETLGLEINGVFTYDSERDALRPVRQSEPAATLFEEPPTFERGEGIAWRAFESGEPELSGDVRSDPDVYNPETPIRSELVLPVGDYGVVIAGSRRPDAFDEGTLSIAEIAASSLETAFDRIETERRLQRRKHDLETELSEILGRVSDGFYALDEEWRFTHVNERAEELLGYPREELVGEVVWDVFPGGTRSELIDRYHEAMETQRSISWERYSGSLEIWMEIQIYPSETGLSVYFRDITERRERQRKLEEREQRYRTLAENFPNGVVTLYDEDLRYTLVDGKGFEDLPQSATDLEGRRPSDVFPTPVGAELEELFERSFDGERLVRKIEYEGQVWRVQAATITDEDGDVLSGMAIAQDVTERKEYERRLEASNERLEQFAYAASHDLQEPLRMVTSYLQLLERRYADDLDDDAAEFIDYAVDGAERMREMIDGLLEYSRIETQGEPLEPVDLNGVLADVRQDLELRIEESDAEIVAESLPRVRGDAGQLRQVFQNLLSNAIEYSGEGAPTIEISASREGTMWEISVADEGIGIDPEQTDRVFEVFQRLHSREEHAGTGIGLTLCKRIVERHDGEIRIDSTPGEGTTVSVTLPVVAGDSQEAESGSKCETETE; encoded by the coding sequence ATGAGCGACCGGGCACCGTCGACGAAACCGACACCGACGTTCTGGGCGGACGGCAGCGAGAACCCGGGCAGTCAGTACTACCGGGCCCTCGTCGACGCCGTCGACGGCGGCGTTTTCCAGCTGGACGCCGCGAACCGGCTGGTCGCGGTCGACGACGCGCTCCTTGAGTTGACCGGCCACGACCGGGACGCCGTCCTCGACGAACCGGTCTCCGTGCTGCTCGAGACGGACGCTGTCCCCCGCCTCGAGCGCCGCGTGCGGGCACGGACCGACGACCGCGCGCCCGAAAGCGAAAACGAAACCGCCGGCGCCGATGCCGATCGGCGTCGAAACGCCGGCACCGGCGCGGACGGGAAGTCCGTCGCAACCCTCGAGCTCGATCTCCGGACCGTCGACGGCGCGTCCGTTCCCTGCGAAGTTCGGCTCAACGTGTTCCGGGTCGATGAAGGCGACTCGGACTCGCAATCCGAGAGCGAGCGGCGAGACGGGAACGCGAACGAAACCGGGCGTCGCCGGCGCGCAGTTATCGGGATCGTCCGCGAGCGGGACGAACCGGGTGAGGAGTCCGACGGCGTCGAATACCGACACGACGACGCGCAGGAGCACGCAGCGACGACGCCCGTCCTGGCCGACGCTGATCCGGGCTCGCTCGCGCCCGTCCTGGACGAGGCCGACGTCGGCATCTTCGTCCTCGACGCCGACCGCCGGGTCGCGTGGGCCAACGAGACGATCGAACGGTACTTCGGCCTCGAGCGCGCGGCGGTCCTCGGCCGGGACAAGCACCGAGTGATCGAGGAATCGATCCAGCACCGAACCGCGGATCCCGAGGGGTTTCGCGACACCGTCCTCTCGACCTACGACGACGGGACCGACCGCGAGCGATTCGAGTGTCGCGTGACCGCCGGCGACGAGCGCGACGAGCGCTGGCTCGAGCACCGCAGCCGGCCGATCGAGTCCGGTCCGTACGCCGGCGGGCGGATCGAATGCTACTACGACGTGACCGACCGCCACCGCCGCATCGACCAGTTGCGACGGCTGAACGCGGCCGTCCGCGACTGGCTCGAGGCGGATTCGAACGAGGAGGCTGCCGAACGGGCCTGCCGAAGTCTGCGGGAGACGCTCGGCCTCGAGATCAACGGCGTCTTCACCTACGATTCCGAGCGGGACGCGCTCCGGCCGGTTCGACAGTCCGAACCGGCGGCGACCCTGTTCGAGGAGCCGCCGACGTTCGAGCGCGGAGAGGGCATCGCCTGGCGCGCGTTCGAATCCGGCGAGCCCGAACTGTCCGGCGACGTCAGATCGGACCCTGACGTCTACAATCCCGAAACGCCGATTCGAAGCGAACTCGTCCTCCCGGTCGGCGACTACGGCGTCGTTATCGCCGGCTCGCGACGACCGGACGCGTTCGACGAGGGGACGCTGTCGATCGCGGAGATCGCCGCGTCGAGCCTCGAGACGGCGTTCGACCGGATCGAAACCGAGCGCCGACTACAGCGGCGCAAGCACGACCTCGAGACGGAGTTGAGCGAGATCCTCGGCCGGGTCTCCGACGGCTTCTACGCGCTCGACGAGGAGTGGCGGTTCACGCACGTCAACGAGCGCGCCGAGGAACTGCTGGGCTACCCGCGCGAGGAACTCGTCGGCGAGGTCGTCTGGGACGTCTTCCCCGGCGGCACCCGGTCGGAGCTCATCGACCGGTACCACGAGGCGATGGAAACCCAGCGATCGATCTCGTGGGAGCGCTACTCCGGCTCGCTCGAGATCTGGATGGAGATCCAGATCTACCCCTCCGAGACCGGGCTCTCGGTGTACTTCCGAGACATCACCGAGCGACGGGAACGTCAGCGCAAACTCGAGGAGCGCGAGCAGCGCTACCGGACGCTCGCAGAGAACTTCCCGAACGGCGTCGTCACGCTGTACGACGAGGACCTGCGGTACACGCTGGTCGACGGCAAGGGCTTCGAGGACCTGCCGCAGTCGGCGACGGACCTCGAGGGGCGCCGGCCGTCCGACGTTTTCCCGACGCCGGTCGGCGCCGAACTCGAGGAGCTGTTCGAGCGGAGTTTCGACGGCGAGCGACTCGTCCGGAAGATCGAGTACGAGGGGCAGGTGTGGCGCGTGCAGGCGGCGACGATCACCGACGAGGACGGCGACGTCCTCTCCGGGATGGCGATCGCCCAGGACGTCACCGAGCGCAAGGAGTACGAGCGCCGGCTCGAGGCCTCGAACGAGCGCTTAGAGCAGTTCGCCTACGCCGCCTCCCACGACCTGCAGGAGCCCCTGCGGATGGTCACGAGCTACCTGCAACTGCTCGAGCGTCGCTACGCCGACGATCTCGACGACGACGCCGCGGAGTTCATCGACTACGCGGTCGACGGCGCCGAGCGCATGCGCGAGATGATCGACGGCTTGCTCGAGTACTCCCGGATCGAAACCCAGGGCGAACCGCTCGAGCCGGTCGACCTGAACGGGGTGCTCGCGGACGTGCGCCAGGATCTCGAGCTCCGGATCGAGGAGAGCGACGCCGAAATCGTCGCCGAGTCGCTACCCCGCGTTCGCGGCGACGCCGGCCAGTTGCGGCAGGTGTTCCAGAACCTGCTGTCGAACGCGATCGAGTACAGCGGCGAGGGGGCGCCGACGATAGAGATCTCGGCGAGCCGCGAGGGAACGATGTGGGAGATCTCGGTCGCGGACGAGGGGATCGGCATCGACCCGGAGCAGACGGATCGGGTCTTCGAGGTGTTCCAGCGGCTCCACAGCCGCGAGGAACACGCCGGTACCGGGATCGGTCTGACGCTGTGCAAGCGGATCGTCGAGCGCCACGACGGCGAGATCCGGATCGATTCGACCCCCGGCGAGGGGACGACGGTGTCGGTGACGCTCCCGGTCGTGGCCGGAGACAGTCAAGAGGCTGAAAGCGGGAGCAAGTGCGAGACCGAGACCGAGTGA
- a CDS encoding O-methyltransferase: MVDVLSDEIERFVRAVGPSPDETLAEMDDYARSQGFPHVGPEVGVFLRFVARASDAERIFEFGSGYGYSAYWFAEALPDDGEIVLTEVDENELELARDYLSRGGYDDVARYELGDALETIENYDGPFETVLIDHQKHRYLEAFEAVREKVPVGGVVVADNAITAGPIVFDDLLAALEGDEDVDKTELDESTRGIVDYLERVKSDPAFETVVLPLGEGIAVSYRVE; the protein is encoded by the coding sequence ATGGTCGACGTACTCAGCGACGAGATCGAACGCTTCGTTCGCGCCGTCGGACCGAGCCCCGACGAGACGCTCGCCGAGATGGACGACTACGCCCGGTCGCAGGGCTTCCCGCACGTCGGGCCCGAGGTCGGCGTATTCCTCCGGTTCGTCGCCCGCGCGAGCGACGCCGAGCGCATCTTCGAGTTCGGCTCCGGCTACGGCTACTCCGCCTACTGGTTCGCCGAGGCCCTGCCCGACGACGGCGAGATCGTCCTCACCGAGGTCGACGAGAACGAACTCGAGCTGGCCCGCGACTACCTCTCCCGGGGCGGCTACGACGACGTCGCCCGCTACGAACTCGGCGACGCGCTCGAGACGATCGAGAACTACGACGGCCCCTTCGAGACCGTGCTGATCGACCACCAGAAACACCGTTACCTCGAGGCGTTCGAAGCCGTCCGCGAGAAGGTCCCCGTCGGCGGCGTCGTCGTCGCGGACAACGCGATCACCGCGGGGCCGATCGTGTTCGACGACCTGCTCGCCGCGCTCGAGGGTGACGAAGACGTCGACAAAACCGAACTCGACGAGTCGACGCGGGGCATCGTCGACTACCTCGAGCGGGTCAAATCCGATCCGGCCTTCGAGACCGTCGTCCTCCCCCTGGGGGAGGGAATCGCGGTGAGTTACCGCGTCGAGTAA
- a CDS encoding dCTP deaminase translates to MSAENATQNPLAEFVDNLVYEPVQVHEHGVDLTAGAVYEVAAPGRIDFGGDELEDADLEPVDTEPRDPDDEYGWWTLEGDQYVVQLNEFLTDPEVPLLLQPRNELLARGGSHPSVRVDSHLPLLPLSVADGGLELKENARISTLVSLAPVGDDGSGGDVADPADRIE, encoded by the coding sequence ATGTCCGCCGAAAATGCGACCCAGAACCCGCTCGCCGAGTTCGTCGACAACCTGGTGTACGAGCCGGTACAGGTCCACGAGCACGGCGTCGACCTGACGGCCGGCGCCGTCTACGAAGTCGCCGCGCCGGGGCGGATCGACTTCGGCGGCGACGAGCTCGAGGACGCCGATCTCGAGCCCGTCGACACCGAACCCCGCGACCCGGACGACGAGTACGGCTGGTGGACCCTCGAGGGCGACCAGTACGTGGTCCAACTCAACGAGTTCCTGACGGATCCGGAGGTGCCGCTGTTGCTCCAGCCCCGAAACGAGTTGCTGGCACGCGGCGGCTCCCATCCCTCGGTGCGCGTGGACTCGCACCTGCCGCTGCTGCCGCTGTCGGTCGCCGACGGCGGCCTCGAGCTGAAGGAGAACGCGCGCATCTCGACGCTGGTTTCGCTGGCTCCTGTCGGTGACGACGGCTCCGGCGGGGACGTCGCGGATCCGGCAGACCGCATCGAGTGA
- a CDS encoding ROK family protein codes for MVYYAGVDLGATNVRAAVAEGDGTTIGVSRNATPRGPTGIDVTEGVLRTLREACTDAGIEPDQIVSAGIGSIGPFDLAEGAVIDPANLPDSIDRIPLTGPIEKLIDSDEVYLHNDTAAGVIGERFHADRNPDDMVYITVSSGIGAGVCCDGDILAGWDGNAGEVGHCIVDPRGRLTCGCGHDGHWEAYCSGNGIPDYVRLLAEDDPTISTDLPLDDPDFTAKDVFELAGEDELADYAIDQLAHWNAMGVANVVHSFAPIVVSFGGAVALNNEELVVKPIRERVSEMVMSNVPEIRVTDLGDDVVLEGALASAMTEGTGDRRRFQG; via the coding sequence ATGGTCTACTACGCGGGCGTCGACCTCGGGGCGACGAACGTGCGGGCGGCCGTCGCCGAGGGCGACGGGACGACGATCGGCGTCAGCCGGAACGCCACGCCGCGCGGCCCCACGGGCATCGACGTGACGGAGGGAGTCCTCCGGACGCTGCGGGAAGCCTGCACCGACGCCGGGATCGAACCGGATCAGATCGTCTCGGCGGGGATCGGCTCGATCGGCCCCTTCGACCTCGCGGAGGGAGCGGTGATCGATCCGGCCAACCTGCCGGACTCGATCGACCGGATTCCGCTGACCGGCCCCATCGAGAAACTGATCGACAGCGACGAGGTCTACCTCCACAACGACACCGCCGCGGGCGTCATCGGCGAGCGGTTCCACGCCGACCGCAACCCCGACGACATGGTCTACATCACCGTCTCCTCGGGGATCGGCGCCGGCGTCTGCTGCGACGGCGACATCCTGGCCGGCTGGGACGGCAACGCCGGCGAGGTCGGCCACTGCATCGTCGACCCGCGCGGGCGGCTCACCTGCGGTTGCGGCCACGACGGCCACTGGGAGGCGTACTGTTCCGGGAACGGGATCCCGGACTACGTCCGACTACTCGCTGAAGACGACCCGACGATTTCGACCGACCTACCCCTCGACGACCCTGATTTTACCGCGAAAGACGTCTTCGAACTCGCCGGCGAGGACGAACTGGCCGACTACGCGATCGACCAACTGGCCCACTGGAACGCGATGGGTGTAGCGAACGTCGTCCACTCCTTCGCCCCGATCGTCGTCTCCTTCGGCGGCGCCGTCGCGCTCAACAACGAGGAACTGGTCGTAAAGCCGATCCGCGAGCGCGTCTCGGAGATGGTGATGAGCAACGTCCCCGAGATCCGCGTGACCGATCTCGGCGACGACGTCGTTCTCGAGGGGGCGCTCGCGAGCGCGATGACCGAGGGAACCGGCGACCGGCGGCGGTTCCAGGGGTAA
- a CDS encoding LVIVD repeat-containing protein, which yields MRRRALLRAGSLSAAALAAPGIAAGRARVAPMQDGDAYEPLARLPIDNAAEVVVGDGGETAYVAATTGFVTVDVSDPGEPEILAEERRLSFDDASANELLDLEVDGDRMVVAGPANPSADTFFHGFAVYDVSDPSEPELLDTYETGAHIHNCYLEGDYCYIVGNGQEANPLVIYDVADGIEEVGRWSLLEREPDWGDVYWLARYLHDVYVQEGIAYLSHWDAGTYLVDVSDPAEPEFISRVQQESLEEQLDREAESGNNGQVGLPGNDHYAAVDETGDLLAVGREAWATGSGEPDRPGGIDLYDVSDPAEPTHRATIDAPRAVNEQYRGGLWTTAHNFELRNGRLYSAWYQGGVKIHDVSDPAAPEEIASWRDPAEAGFWTARVLEPEDEDAETFVATSTPLIPNSPTTGALYTFPIEAGEQADPPSLTDPEDLEFDVQTPTEDNETNESTTGGPSGPSADGTGNGTSTDGTNSSNATDDTADESDDSIPGFTAGLGLAGGAGAVALEWLRRRDDDRD from the coding sequence ATGCGCCGACGAGCCCTCCTTCGCGCCGGAAGCCTGAGCGCGGCCGCGCTGGCCGCACCCGGGATCGCCGCCGGCCGAGCGCGAGTTGCGCCGATGCAAGACGGAGACGCCTACGAGCCCCTCGCACGCCTGCCGATCGACAACGCCGCCGAGGTCGTGGTCGGCGACGGCGGCGAAACGGCCTACGTCGCCGCGACGACCGGCTTCGTCACCGTCGACGTCAGCGATCCCGGCGAACCCGAAATCCTCGCCGAGGAACGGCGACTCTCGTTCGACGACGCGAGCGCGAACGAACTCCTCGATCTCGAGGTCGACGGCGACCGCATGGTCGTCGCCGGCCCGGCGAACCCGTCCGCGGACACGTTCTTCCACGGCTTCGCCGTCTACGACGTGAGCGATCCAAGCGAGCCCGAACTGCTCGATACGTACGAAACCGGCGCACACATCCACAACTGCTACCTCGAGGGCGACTACTGCTATATCGTCGGGAACGGACAGGAAGCGAATCCGCTCGTCATCTACGACGTCGCCGACGGCATCGAGGAGGTCGGCCGCTGGTCGCTGCTCGAGCGCGAACCCGACTGGGGGGACGTGTACTGGCTCGCGCGGTACTTACACGACGTCTACGTACAGGAGGGGATCGCGTACCTCTCCCACTGGGACGCCGGCACCTATCTGGTCGACGTGAGCGACCCTGCCGAGCCCGAGTTCATCTCCCGGGTTCAGCAGGAGAGCCTCGAGGAACAACTCGATCGCGAGGCCGAGAGCGGAAACAACGGACAGGTCGGCTTGCCGGGGAACGACCACTACGCCGCGGTCGACGAGACCGGCGATCTGCTGGCGGTCGGCCGCGAGGCGTGGGCGACGGGAAGCGGCGAGCCCGACCGCCCCGGCGGCATCGACCTCTACGACGTGAGCGATCCCGCGGAGCCGACCCATCGGGCGACGATCGACGCGCCGCGGGCGGTCAACGAGCAGTACCGCGGCGGGCTCTGGACGACCGCACACAACTTCGAACTCCGGAACGGCAGGCTCTACTCGGCCTGGTACCAAGGCGGCGTGAAGATCCACGACGTGAGCGATCCCGCCGCACCCGAGGAGATCGCCTCGTGGCGCGACCCCGCCGAGGCCGGGTTCTGGACGGCGCGCGTCCTCGAGCCCGAGGACGAAGACGCGGAGACGTTCGTCGCGACCAGTACGCCGCTGATCCCGAACTCGCCGACGACGGGCGCGCTCTACACGTTCCCGATCGAGGCCGGCGAGCAGGCCGATCCGCCGTCATTGACCGATCCCGAGGACCTCGAGTTCGACGTCCAGACGCCGACGGAAGACAACGAGACCAACGAATCGACGACCGGCGGGCCGAGTGGTCCGAGTGCTGACGGTACCGGTAACGGAACGTCGACCGATGGGACCAACAGTTCCAACGCGACCGACGACACCGCTGACGAGAGCGACGATTCGATTCCCGGATTCACCGCCGGACTCGGTCTCGCCGGCGGCGCCGGGGCGGTCGCGCTCGAGTGGCTGCGTCGCCGAGACGACGACCGAGACTGA
- a CDS encoding PPOX class F420-dependent oxidoreductase — protein sequence MGAFETHSGRIPDPYLDILETESFGHVATLGSDGHPHSSPVWVDHDDGEAVLFNTLRGRTKERNIRSDSRVSISVVDPDDPYRYVSVRGRAELTEEGADEHIDELARQYLDVEEYPHHDEEDESRVIVRIPAEHVVTRGREYE from the coding sequence ATGGGAGCCTTCGAAACCCACAGCGGACGGATACCCGACCCGTATCTGGACATCCTCGAGACGGAATCGTTCGGCCACGTCGCGACACTCGGATCGGACGGTCACCCCCACAGCAGTCCCGTGTGGGTCGACCACGACGACGGGGAGGCCGTGCTGTTCAACACGCTTCGCGGTCGCACTAAGGAGCGGAACATTCGATCGGACTCGAGGGTCTCGATCTCGGTCGTCGATCCCGACGATCCCTACCGCTACGTCTCCGTTCGCGGCCGCGCGGAACTCACCGAGGAGGGCGCCGACGAACACATCGACGAACTGGCCCGCCAGTACCTCGACGTCGAGGAGTACCCGCACCACGACGAAGAAGACGAGTCGCGCGTCATCGTTCGGATTCCCGCCGAGCACGTCGTCACCCGCGGCCGCGAGTACGAGTAA